Proteins from a single region of Rhodovibrio salinarum DSM 9154:
- the acs gene encoding acetate--CoA ligase: MSQVETYPVPQQIADNAWVDEPKYNKMYQQSIDDPEGFWAEHGKRIHWFKPFTQVKDVHFGADDVHIRWFYDGTTNAAYNCIDQHLPHKKDDTAIIWEPDDPRENARHISFGELHEEVSRLANGLKALGVGKGDRVSIYMPMIPEAATAMLACARIGAVHSVVFGGFSPDSLASRIQDAEAKVVITADEGLRGGRKIPLKQNTDEAVANCPSVQAVVTVKRTGGGIQWHDGRDHWYHEVLEKASSDCPAEEMSAEDPLFILYTSGSTGKPKGVLHTTGGYLVHTSMTHQYVFDYHDGEVFWCTADVGWITGHSYIVYGPLANGATTVIFEGVPNYPNASRHWEVIDKHKVNIYYTAPTAIRALMREGNGPVEKTSRDSLRILGTVGEPINPEAWRWYHEVIGKGKCPIVDTWWQTETGGILITPLPGATPAKPGSATLPFFGVKPVLVDNEGNHLEGATHGNLCIADSWPGQMRTIHGDHERFVQTYFSMYPGRYFTGDGARRDEDGYFWITGRVDDVLNVSGHRMGTAEIESALVLHDKVAEAAVVGYPHDLKGQGIYAYVILNAGEEETEALRKELVDICKKEIGPIAKPDLVQFASGLPKTRSGKIMRRILRKIAEDDYSSLGDTSTLADPGVVDDLIENRQNRSEAAE; this comes from the coding sequence ATGAGTCAAGTCGAGACCTATCCCGTGCCGCAGCAGATCGCGGACAATGCGTGGGTCGACGAGCCCAAGTACAACAAGATGTACCAGCAGTCGATCGACGATCCCGAAGGCTTCTGGGCGGAACACGGCAAGCGCATTCACTGGTTCAAGCCCTTCACCCAGGTGAAGGACGTCCACTTCGGCGCGGACGACGTACACATCCGCTGGTTCTACGACGGCACCACCAACGCCGCGTACAACTGCATCGACCAGCACCTGCCGCACAAGAAGGACGACACCGCGATCATCTGGGAGCCGGATGATCCGCGCGAAAACGCCCGGCACATCTCGTTCGGCGAACTGCACGAAGAGGTCAGCCGGCTGGCGAACGGCCTGAAGGCCCTGGGCGTCGGCAAGGGCGACCGCGTGTCGATCTATATGCCGATGATCCCCGAGGCCGCGACCGCCATGCTCGCCTGCGCACGCATCGGCGCGGTCCACTCCGTGGTGTTCGGCGGCTTCTCGCCCGACAGCCTGGCCAGCCGCATCCAGGACGCCGAGGCCAAGGTGGTGATCACCGCCGACGAGGGCCTGCGTGGCGGCCGCAAGATTCCGCTGAAGCAGAACACCGACGAGGCGGTGGCGAACTGCCCGTCCGTTCAGGCCGTGGTGACGGTCAAGCGTACCGGCGGCGGCATCCAGTGGCACGACGGCCGCGACCACTGGTACCACGAGGTGCTGGAGAAAGCCTCCAGCGACTGCCCGGCGGAGGAGATGAGCGCGGAGGACCCGCTGTTCATCCTCTACACCTCGGGCTCCACCGGGAAGCCGAAGGGGGTGCTGCACACCACCGGCGGCTATCTGGTGCACACCTCGATGACCCATCAGTACGTATTCGACTACCACGACGGCGAGGTCTTCTGGTGCACCGCCGACGTCGGCTGGATCACCGGGCACAGCTACATCGTCTACGGGCCGCTAGCGAACGGCGCGACCACGGTGATCTTCGAGGGCGTGCCGAATTATCCCAATGCCAGCCGGCACTGGGAGGTCATCGACAAGCACAAGGTCAACATCTACTACACCGCGCCGACCGCGATCCGCGCGCTAATGCGCGAGGGCAATGGCCCGGTGGAAAAGACCAGCCGCGACAGCCTGCGTATCCTCGGCACGGTCGGCGAGCCGATCAACCCGGAGGCCTGGCGCTGGTACCACGAGGTGATCGGCAAGGGTAAATGCCCGATCGTCGACACCTGGTGGCAGACCGAAACCGGCGGCATCCTGATCACCCCGCTGCCGGGCGCCACGCCGGCCAAGCCGGGGTCGGCCACCCTGCCCTTCTTCGGCGTCAAACCGGTGCTGGTGGACAACGAAGGCAACCACCTTGAGGGCGCCACCCATGGCAACCTCTGCATCGCCGACAGCTGGCCCGGCCAGATGCGCACGATCCACGGCGACCACGAGCGGTTCGTGCAGACCTACTTCTCGATGTATCCGGGCCGCTACTTCACCGGCGACGGCGCCCGGCGCGACGAGGACGGCTACTTCTGGATCACCGGCCGCGTCGACGACGTGCTCAACGTCTCCGGCCACCGCATGGGCACGGCCGAGATCGAGAGCGCGCTGGTGCTGCACGACAAGGTCGCCGAGGCGGCCGTGGTCGGCTACCCGCACGACCTCAAGGGCCAGGGCATCTACGCCTACGTGATCCTGAACGCCGGCGAGGAAGAGACCGAGGCGCTGCGCAAGGAGCTGGTCGACATCTGCAAGAAGGAGATCGGGCCGATCGCCAAGCCCGATCTGGTGCAGTTCGCCAGCGGCCTGCCCAAGACCCGCTCGGGCAAGATCATGCGCCGCATCCTGCGCAAGATCGCCGAGGACGACTACTCCAGCCTGGGCGATACCTCGACGCTGGCCGACCCGGGCGTGGTCGACGACCTGATCGAGAACCGCCAGAACCGCAGCGAGGCAGCGGAGTAA
- a CDS encoding EVE domain-containing protein: MAYWLMKSEPGTWSWDDQVRDGVAEWDGVRNYQASNNLKAMQVGDRAFFYHSVNEKRIVGIVEVVKEYYPDPTDPAGKFGMVDVKAIEPLPNPVSLKSIKATPELQELPLIKQSRLSVMPIDAASWQKICRMGGL, encoded by the coding sequence ATGGCTTACTGGCTGATGAAGAGCGAGCCCGGCACTTGGTCCTGGGATGATCAGGTCCGCGACGGGGTGGCCGAGTGGGACGGCGTGCGCAACTACCAGGCTTCGAACAACCTGAAGGCGATGCAGGTGGGCGACCGCGCCTTTTTCTACCACTCGGTCAACGAGAAGCGGATCGTGGGCATCGTCGAGGTGGTTAAGGAGTATTACCCCGACCCGACCGACCCCGCCGGCAAGTTCGGCATGGTCGACGTCAAGGCGATCGAGCCTTTGCCCAATCCGGTCAGCCTGAAGAGCATCAAGGCCACGCCGGAGCTGCAGGAACTGCCGCTGATCAAGCAGTCGCGCCTGTCGGTCATGCCGATCGACGCGGCGAGCTGGCAAAAAATCTGCCGTATGGGCGGGCTTTAG